In one Zymoseptoria tritici IPO323 chromosome 10, whole genome shotgun sequence genomic region, the following are encoded:
- the MgMfs31 gene encoding major facilitator superfamily transporter (MFS-MDR transporter belonging to the DHA2 subfamily, TC2.A.1.3 family. These type of MFS transporters are implicated in MDR and secretion of fungal secondary metabolites.) yields MARLEDDEKSIPTARNTPAESIQDDSAGLATIELINTNNGRPECFKSTTQEILFVLSATMAIAMSAFLTGAVTVTSASIGRSLDMTTAQITWITSALSLSSGAFLLPFGRVADLFGRKSLFVGSLFLFSIFCLAAGFSHDAMTMDVLNGVIGLFTASAVPPAVGILGVAYSKPSKRKNAAFACFSAGNPLGFAFGTIFGGVATQIVGWRGAFYLVALVFLIFTVVAFFCVPADFTAKEPLTFETLKKFDFLGTVLTIAGIGMFSAALTMGSTDGWTAPYVLSLLLIGLALIVTFIFWEMWFEYPLMPMGIWKDRNFSLVLAILVLGFSAFTMSSFFLSLYFQDVWHLSALMVAVYLLPMATNGVLVNIFAGWALHRISNKILMCAATLSFVLAFLLFALATDGQEYWKFYFPGLLLVVVGADMEFNVTNMYVMSSMPPEQQSTAGGIFQTVTKLCMTIGLALATAVFNSVQKRPALSGYWEEERQPYAAVYWSSFAFAMVSLLLVPLLTIGTQGGKERCKDGVVDDGDVGGQTAVDVTEVQTHPKQDVVDGTRPCTELKV; encoded by the exons ATGGCTCGACTTGAAGATGACGAAAAGAGCATTCCGACGGCTCGTAACACGCCGGCCGAGTCAATTCAAGACGACTCTGCCGGCCTGGCCACGATCGAGCTGATCAATACCAACAACGGACGGCCGGAATGCTTCAAATCGACCACCCAAGAGATACTGTTCGTATTGTCCGCCACCATGGCCATCGCGATGTCGGCCTTCTTGACTGGCGCGGTCACGGTCACATCAGCATCGATAGGGAGGAG TCTCGACATGACAACAGCTCAAATCACATGGATCACATCAGCCTTGTCCTTGAGCAGCGGCGCCTTCTTGCTGCCGTTCGGTCGAGTGGCTGATCTCTTCGGTCGCAAATCGTTGTTTGTCGGCTCACTCTTCCTCTTTTCAATCTTCTGCCTTGCCGCCGGGTTCTCACACGACGCCATGACAATGGACGTCCTGAACGGAGTCATCGGTCTGTTCACCGCATCGGCCGTCCCTCCAGCCGTTGGCATCCTCGGCGTCGCCTATTCGAAACCCTCGAAACGCAAGAACGCCGCGTTTGCTTGTTTCTCAGCCGGCAACCCGCTCGGCTTCGCATTTGGAACGATATTCGGCGGCGTCGCAACTCAAATCGTTGGCTGGCGTGGTGCCTTCTATCTAGTGGCTCTCGTGTTCCTCATCTTTACAGTCGTGGCGTTCTTCTGCGTACCCGCCGACTTCACAGCCAAGGAGCCCTTAACTTTCGAGACGCTCAAGAAATTCGACTTTTTGGGAACAGTCCTGACGATTGCCGGCATCGGCATGTTCTCTGCCGCCTTGACGATGGGATCCACGGATGGCTGGACTGCACCCTATGTGCTAtcactcctcctcatcgggcTGGCTTTGATCGTCACCTTCATATTCTGGGAAATGTGGTTTGAGTACCCACTCATGCCGATGGGAATCTGGAAAGACCGGAACTTCTCCCTCGTTCTGGCGATTCTGGTATTGGGATTCTCGGCATTTACCATGTCCagcttcttcctctctctctacTTCCAAGATGTCTGGCACCTGTCCGCGCTCATGGTAGCCGTCTACCTTTTACCCATGGCCACCAATGGCGTCCTGGTGAACATCTTCGCCGGCTGGGCGCTCCACCGCATCTCGAACAAGATCCTGATGTGTGCAGCGACCCTCTCCTTCGTGCTGGCGTTCCTGCTCTTCGCACTAGCCACCGATGGCCAAGAATACTGGAAATTCTACTTCCCAGGTCTGCTACTTGTCGTCGTTGGAGCAGACATGGAGTTCAACGTGACAAATATGTATGTCATGTCTTCCATGCCGCCGGAACAGCAGAGCACCGCAGGAGGCATCTTTCAGACTGTGACGAAGCTTTGTATGACCATCGGCCTCGCACTAGCCACGGCTGTGTTCAACTCGGTCCAGAAGAGGCCGGCGTTGTCTGGCTActgggaggaagagaggcAGCCTTACGCGGCAGTGTACTGGTCGTCCTTTGCTTTTGCGATGGTGAGTCTGCTTCTCGTACCGTTGCTCACGATTGGAACGCAGGGAGGGAAGGAGAGGTGCAAAGATGGGGTCGTGGACGATGGAGACGTGGGCGGACAGACCGCGGTCGATGTGACAGAGGTTCAGACACATCCCAAGCAGGATGTAGTCGATGGTACACGGCCATGTACCGAGCTGAAAGTCTGA